One genomic window of Novosphingobium aureum includes the following:
- a CDS encoding tetratricopeptide repeat protein: protein MTWIVIAVLALLVFLLAIFLFKVPAGAREALAATLLLGIAGYALQGSPGQVGSPKAAAPDSPEASALLVDARAQISNSTIPPTNRWVIIADGLSRNGQNAAAAQILRSAVDEDPKNAEAWLAMANGLVAHADGTLTPAARYAYERAAKADDKAPGPPFFLGLAQAQSGEFLEARKLWAGLLEDAKPDARWRPVVEAELARLDAFIEANGMRGEAAPTPAGAGGAAGADKMSGANEVTPSVAGPATGPSRGEGGS, encoded by the coding sequence ATGACCTGGATCGTGATCGCGGTGCTCGCGCTGCTGGTCTTCCTTCTCGCCATCTTCCTGTTCAAGGTGCCGGCAGGCGCGCGCGAGGCTCTTGCCGCGACGCTGCTGCTCGGTATCGCCGGCTATGCGCTCCAGGGCTCGCCGGGGCAGGTGGGCTCGCCCAAGGCGGCAGCACCCGATTCGCCGGAGGCCTCGGCGCTGCTGGTCGATGCGCGCGCGCAGATCAGCAACAGTACCATCCCGCCGACCAATCGCTGGGTCATCATTGCCGATGGCCTTTCGCGCAACGGACAGAACGCCGCTGCCGCGCAGATTCTGCGCTCTGCGGTCGACGAGGACCCGAAGAATGCGGAGGCCTGGCTCGCCATGGCCAATGGCCTCGTCGCCCATGCCGACGGCACGCTTACGCCTGCGGCCCGCTACGCCTACGAGCGTGCGGCCAAGGCTGACGACAAGGCTCCGGGCCCGCCATTCTTCCTTGGTCTCGCGCAGGCACAATCGGGCGAGTTTCTGGAGGCTCGCAAGCTCTGGGCGGGCCTGCTCGAGGACGCGAAGCCCGATGCGCGCTGGCGTCCGGTGGTTGAGGCGGAACTCGCGCGGCTCGATGCGTTTATCGAGGCCAACGGCATGCGTGGTGAAGCAGCGCCGACGCCCGCAGGAGCAGGCGGAGCGGCAGGCGCGGATAAGATGTCCGGGGCGAACGAGGTCACGCCCTCCGTTGCAGGCCCTGCAACTGGCCCATCGCGGGGCGAAGGCGGGAGCTGA
- a CDS encoding potassium transporter Kup, whose translation MSDATSVTSDAAGPANPEGEDKRLVGAGAGNGHGGGHGSGKIAKLAFGAVGVVFGDIGTSPIYAFRETFVGPHPLAIDELHILGVVSLIFWSMTLVVSIQYVGILMRADNKGQGGSLALVALISGSIRKSGYGGLIVMLGVFATALFYGDSMITPAVSVLSAVEGLTVVQSDLQPFVMPIALILLVGLFVLQKSGTAKVGALFAPVMVTYFSILAILGLYHLVQMPEVLVALNPWYAIQFFLTDKVLGFLALGSVVLAVTGAEALYSDMGHFGRGPMRLSWFGFVMPCLLINYFGQAAMILSLDDAQQALAMENPFFNLAPESLRLPLVILVSCAAFIASQAVISGAFSITHQAMQLGFIPRLSTRHTSEHEVGQIYIPFVNWALMTGVIVLVLVFENSSNLASAYGIAVTGAMLIDTCLMSVLLIVLWRWKPWLAIPVIVTFFVVDGAYFAANATKIPDGGWFPLLIGGVAFTLLTTWNKGRRLMRDRMTEAALPLNVFAKSAHGSAARVPGTAIFMASSNVGVPSALLHNIKHNKVLHERVVVLTVEVQDVPYVESGERYSVSDLGQGFYRMTLRYGFMEETDVPSALAHNQMCGAPFEMMKTSFFLSRQTLVASEKPGMAIWREKLFAWMMRNAASAMEFFRLPTNRVVELGSQLEI comes from the coding sequence ATGAGTGATGCAACTTCGGTAACGTCCGATGCCGCTGGCCCGGCTAATCCGGAAGGCGAGGACAAGCGCCTCGTCGGAGCGGGCGCGGGCAACGGTCATGGAGGCGGGCACGGTTCCGGCAAGATCGCCAAGCTGGCCTTCGGCGCGGTCGGTGTCGTCTTCGGCGATATCGGTACCAGCCCGATCTACGCTTTCCGCGAAACCTTTGTCGGCCCGCACCCGCTGGCTATCGACGAGCTGCATATTCTCGGCGTCGTCAGCCTGATCTTCTGGTCGATGACGCTGGTCGTCTCGATCCAGTACGTCGGCATCCTCATGCGCGCGGACAATAAGGGGCAGGGCGGCAGCCTGGCTCTCGTCGCGCTGATCTCGGGATCGATCCGCAAGTCGGGTTATGGCGGCCTGATCGTCATGCTCGGCGTGTTCGCGACCGCGCTGTTCTACGGCGATTCGATGATCACGCCCGCGGTCTCGGTGCTTTCCGCGGTCGAGGGCCTGACCGTCGTGCAGTCCGACCTGCAGCCCTTCGTCATGCCGATCGCGTTGATCCTGCTGGTTGGCCTTTTCGTCCTTCAGAAGAGCGGAACGGCGAAAGTCGGTGCGCTGTTCGCGCCGGTCATGGTGACCTATTTCTCGATTCTCGCGATCCTTGGCCTCTACCATTTGGTGCAGATGCCCGAGGTGCTCGTCGCGCTGAACCCGTGGTACGCGATCCAGTTCTTCCTCACCGACAAGGTGCTCGGCTTCCTTGCACTGGGTTCGGTCGTGCTGGCGGTGACCGGCGCAGAGGCGCTCTATTCGGACATGGGCCATTTCGGACGTGGCCCGATGCGCCTGTCCTGGTTCGGCTTCGTCATGCCGTGCCTGCTGATCAACTATTTCGGCCAGGCCGCGATGATCCTCAGTCTCGACGATGCGCAGCAGGCGCTGGCGATGGAGAACCCGTTCTTCAACCTCGCACCCGAGAGCCTGCGCCTGCCGCTCGTGATCCTCGTCAGCTGCGCCGCCTTCATCGCCAGTCAGGCCGTGATTTCGGGCGCCTTCTCGATCACGCATCAGGCGATGCAGCTGGGCTTCATCCCGCGCCTGTCGACCCGCCACACCTCCGAGCACGAGGTCGGCCAGATCTACATTCCCTTCGTCAACTGGGCGCTGATGACCGGCGTGATCGTGCTGGTGCTGGTGTTCGAGAACTCGTCGAACCTCGCCTCGGCCTACGGTATCGCGGTGACGGGTGCGATGCTCATCGACACCTGCCTGATGAGTGTGCTGCTGATCGTGCTGTGGCGCTGGAAGCCTTGGCTGGCGATCCCGGTCATCGTCACCTTCTTCGTGGTCGACGGTGCCTACTTCGCCGCGAACGCGACCAAGATTCCCGATGGCGGCTGGTTCCCGCTGCTGATCGGCGGTGTGGCCTTCACCCTGCTCACGACCTGGAACAAGGGCCGCCGCCTCATGCGCGACCGCATGACCGAGGCCGCGCTGCCGCTCAACGTCTTTGCCAAGAGCGCGCACGGCAGTGCCGCGCGGGTTCCCGGCACGGCGATCTTCATGGCTTCCAGCAACGTCGGCGTGCCTTCGGCGCTGCTGCACAACATCAAGCACAACAAGGTGCTCCACGAGCGCGTGGTCGTCCTCACCGTCGAGGTTCAGGACGTGCCTTATGTCGAATCGGGCGAGCGCTATTCGGTCTCGGACCTCGGACAGGGCTTCTACCGCATGACGCTGCGCTACGGCTTCATGGAGGAGACCGACGTGCCCTCCGCGCTGGCGCATAACCAGATGTGCGGTGCGCCCTTCGAGATGATGAAGACCAGCTTCTTCCTCTCGCGCCAGACGCTCGTCGCTTCCGAAAAGCCGGGCATGGCAATCTGGCGCGAGAAGCTCTTCGCGTGGATGATGCGCAATGCCGCAAGCGCGATGGAGTTCTTCCGCCTGCCCACCAACCGCGTCGTCGAACTGGGCAGCCAGCTCGAAATCTGA
- a CDS encoding nucleoside hydrolase, protein MIETKLTRRKASTLLTASLLGALVGARAASASVPSLRAIVQPRMRVLVDNDFAGDPDGLFQLLQHALSPSVEIPLIIASHLHPGEVWYDDAKVAADGARRARELLAMIPDYEATSPIVAGSERAMNSAGPDTSPATDAIIREAMREDTDLPLFYAAGAGLTELALAWRKEPRIGKRLKLVWIGGSEHAGLGAMPPGGTRSEYNLTIDTEAAQVVFNESDIEIWQVPRDAYRQTLFSYAELDELARGGPIGAYLCDKIAHVNRFYEEATKGEKPGLGETYVLGDNPLVTLTALQSSFEADPSSSSYVAMPTPRIDDNGLYGARPDGRPMRVYTRVDTRLTFADMRAKLRAVGG, encoded by the coding sequence ATGATCGAGACGAAGCTCACGCGCCGCAAGGCCTCGACATTGCTGACGGCCTCGCTTTTGGGCGCCCTTGTCGGCGCCCGCGCTGCATCCGCCTCGGTTCCATCGCTGCGGGCCATCGTACAGCCGCGCATGCGCGTCTTGGTCGACAACGACTTCGCAGGCGATCCGGACGGGCTGTTCCAACTGCTCCAGCACGCACTCAGCCCCTCGGTCGAAATCCCACTGATCATCGCCAGCCACCTGCATCCCGGCGAGGTGTGGTACGATGACGCCAAGGTCGCCGCTGACGGCGCGAGGCGCGCGCGCGAACTCCTTGCGATGATCCCGGATTACGAGGCCACGTCACCGATTGTCGCTGGCAGCGAACGGGCGATGAACAGCGCAGGTCCTGACACGAGCCCCGCCACCGACGCGATCATCCGCGAAGCGATGCGCGAGGACACCGACCTGCCTCTGTTCTACGCCGCCGGTGCCGGGCTCACCGAACTCGCGCTTGCCTGGCGCAAGGAACCGCGCATCGGCAAGCGGCTGAAGCTGGTCTGGATCGGCGGCAGCGAACATGCCGGGCTCGGGGCCATGCCTCCGGGCGGCACGCGCAGCGAGTACAACCTCACGATCGACACCGAGGCCGCGCAGGTCGTCTTCAACGAATCGGACATCGAAATCTGGCAGGTTCCGCGCGACGCCTATCGCCAGACGCTCTTCAGTTACGCAGAGCTCGACGAACTGGCGCGCGGAGGTCCTATCGGAGCCTATCTGTGCGACAAGATCGCTCATGTGAACCGTTTCTACGAAGAGGCGACCAAGGGTGAGAAACCGGGGCTAGGCGAAACCTATGTGCTCGGCGACAATCCGCTCGTCACGCTCACCGCCCTCCAGTCCTCGTTCGAGGCCGATCCCTCATCCTCGTCCTATGTGGCCATGCCGACCCCGCGCATCGACGACAACGGCCTCTACGGGGCGCGGCCCGACGGACGCCCCATGCGGGTCTATACACGGGTGGATACGCGCCTGACCTTCGCCGACATGCGCGCCAAGCTGCGCGCCGTGGGCGGCTGA
- a CDS encoding cytochrome c-type biogenesis protein: MTRLGLHLASLMLSLALVPAPLQAQEEQSTAPYAYRQLDDPAKERQAMDLMETLRCLQCQGQSIADSDAPIAGSMRSLVRERIARGESPEDIRSWLIERYGDYVSYAPQLTALTWPLFVVPAVFVLLALLLLRRRFAGSRTLRAQDSVQIDDADEEEGRP, from the coding sequence ATGACACGGCTTGGACTTCACCTTGCATCGCTGATGCTGAGCCTCGCGCTCGTCCCGGCCCCGCTTCAGGCGCAGGAGGAGCAGTCGACCGCGCCTTATGCCTATCGCCAGCTCGACGATCCGGCGAAGGAGCGTCAGGCGATGGACCTCATGGAGACGCTGCGCTGTCTGCAGTGTCAGGGCCAGTCGATCGCCGACTCGGACGCGCCCATCGCGGGCTCGATGCGCAGCCTCGTGCGCGAGCGCATCGCACGCGGGGAAAGCCCCGAGGACATCCGCAGCTGGCTGATCGAGCGTTACGGCGACTACGTCAGCTACGCGCCGCAGCTGACCGCGCTGACATGGCCGCTCTTCGTGGTGCCTGCGGTCTTCGTCCTGCTCGCGCTGCTTTTGCTGCGTCGCCGCTTCGCCGGTTCGCGCACGCTTCGCGCGCAGGACTCCGTCCAGATTGACGACGCAGACGAAGAGGAGGGCCGGCCATGA
- a CDS encoding inner membrane-spanning protein YciB — MNTKPRNGDAPETAKDKPKSSWVNLVVDFGPLLVFFLAYRHYSPAEANDTLGTVAAVIKGTIAFMGATVVALILSKWRLGKISPMLWLTTALIMGFGALTVIFREAIYIQMKPTAVYLMFSAVLFIGLARGKPMLKYLLQSAFEGLDETGWMKLSRNWAWFFALLAVINTVLVFTVSFDAWLQAKLWGFTVLSFVFTFAQLPMVMRHGMGEDAKEELIENPPHD, encoded by the coding sequence ATGAACACTAAGCCCCGCAACGGCGACGCTCCCGAAACCGCCAAGGACAAGCCCAAGTCGAGCTGGGTCAACCTCGTCGTCGACTTCGGCCCGCTGCTCGTCTTCTTCCTCGCCTACCGGCACTATTCGCCCGCCGAGGCGAACGACACCCTCGGTACCGTCGCAGCGGTGATCAAGGGCACCATCGCCTTCATGGGCGCGACGGTCGTTGCGCTGATTCTCTCCAAATGGCGGCTGGGCAAGATCTCGCCGATGCTCTGGCTGACCACGGCGCTGATCATGGGCTTTGGCGCGCTGACCGTGATCTTCCGCGAGGCGATCTATATCCAGATGAAGCCGACCGCGGTCTACCTGATGTTCTCGGCTGTCCTGTTCATCGGCCTCGCGCGCGGCAAGCCCATGCTCAAGTACCTGCTGCAATCGGCCTTCGAGGGGCTCGACGAGACCGGCTGGATGAAGCTCTCGCGCAACTGGGCCTGGTTCTTCGCGCTGCTCGCGGTGATCAACACCGTGCTGGTCTTCACCGTCAGCTTCGATGCCTGGCTTCAGGCCAAGCTATGGGGCTTCACGGTGCTCTCGTTCGTGTTCACTTTCGCGCAGCTGCCGATGGTCATGCGCCACGGCATGGGCGAGGACGCCAAGGAAGAGCTGATCGAGAACCCGCCGCACGACTGA